DNA sequence from the Candidatus Afararchaeum irisae genome:
TACCCCCAGAGACGAACATCGAGACTGCGACGAGGTAGAACGCCGCGTCGATGCTGAAGACGTCGACTGCGACGCCTATGAGTATAGCTCCGAAGCCGTATCCCGCATCGCGCCACATACGGTAGACTCCGAGACCCGTAGCGCGCCAGCTTGGATGTGCGTCGTCGCTCACGACAGTGATGAGGTTGGGGTATAGGAGAGCCATTCCTACTCCGGTAACCCCGGCGGCGGCTGTCCACTCGTAGTATCCCGAGACGAGTATAGTTAGAAGCACGCCGGCTCCCGCTACGAACATCCCCGAGACGACGGGGGGCTTCCTGCCTATGTCGTCGGCGAGCTTTCCGGTGTAGATCTGTAGGACGCCCCAGACGCCGCCGTAGACACCGACGACGACTCCTACCTGTGCGGGATTGAGTCCCTCAGACGTGAGGTAGAGCGGGTAGGCTATCCAGACGAGTGCGTCGACGAACTTCTCGACACTCCCCGCCTGTGACGCCGCGAAGAGTGTGGCGTCTCCGTAGGTCGCTCTCTTGAGTATCTCTATGAAGGGGAGATCGGAGCCTTCGTCGTCAGAGTCGGCGGCTTCCGACTCGGCGTACGGTAATGTCTCCTCCACGAAGAGGACGGCTATCACGAGTCCGACGACTATGACGCCCAAGAGGAAGTAGAACGGCTCTGGTCGGAGACTGTATCTCGAAGCTATGACACCCGTGATCCAGCTTCCGACCGCGACCCCTCCGTATCCGAGTGCCTCGTCGAGTCCGACCGCCAAGCCACGTCTCTCGCTACCTGCTAAGTCTATCTTGGCGTTGACCGACATACTCCACGAGAGTCCCTGGTTTATCCCGAGGAGGACGTTTCCGACGGTTATCCACCACCAGTTGGGAGCGAGTATTATTATGATCGGAATCGGAAGAGCCACGATCCAGCCCGCTATGAGTATAGGCTTGCGCCCGTACTCCTCCGCCCATTTCCCACCGTAGAGGTTGAGTATCGCCTTCACGAATCCGAAAGAGACGACGAACGATCCTATCACGAGGAACGACTCGACTGAGAGGATGTCACGTCCTATGATAGGAACCACGTTCCTCTCGGAGCCTATCGTGAGACCCACCGCGAAGACGGTAAGAAGCTGTAGAGCAAACTGCCACGAGTTCTCGCGTATTCCCTGTCTGTACTCTGTCATACGTCGACGTATCCTACCACTCGCTTATCCATATAGGTACTGCCGGTTATAGCCGGCTTTAACATCCTCCGCGACATAAGCCGTATATGATATGCCGATCTACGAGGCTTCGTTCAAGCTGAGACACGACTGTCCCTACCGTGAGCTATCAGAGCAGTATCCCGATCTCACAGTTCGTGAGTGGCATCTCGACGACTGTCAGGCTCTCGAAGTCACCTCTCCGACTTCTTCGGAGTCTGCCTCGTCCGATGACGTCGTCGACGAGGTCGGCTCCATGGGCGAGATACTCCACACGTCGGAGTCGGATGACGGCTCCGGTATCCGGGTTGTGGCGAGATCGTGTAGCTGCCCTCTTGAGGACTCGGTTATACAGGAGCTTGAGGATCACAGCTGTCTCTATATGCCTCCCACGGTCTACCGACAGGGATGGGAGCATTACACCGTCACGGCGTTCGACGAGGGCGACGTCGAGAGTCTACTCAGAGATCTCGATGAGGACAGAGAGATAGAGGTAATCTCTAAGACATCCCTCCGTGAGAGACGGATGCCCTACACCACGGTGACAGCCGAGACGCTCGTCGACGACATAACACCCAGACAGCTCGAAGCCCTCCGGATCGCACTCGACAACGGCTACTACGACGAGCCCCGCAACTCCTCCGTAGCCGATCTCTCGGAGAGGACAGATGTTGCGAGATCGACCTACGAGGAGCATCTGCGTAAGGCGGAGAACACGCTTATATCGAACGCTGGCGAGATACTTCGGGTCGTGTCTGAGGTCGACTCTTCCTCCGAGACGTGTCTGCGGAAGGCTGAGAGCTCTCACCGGCATTAAGCTTTAGACGCGACGCCGTGAATCCGAGGTATGCGGAACAAGGAAGTCGCGGATCTTCTCTACGAGATAGCAGATCTGCTTGAGATGAAGGAGGTCGAGTGGAAGCCGAGAGCCTACCGGCGCGCCGCACGTAACATCGAGTCACTCTCGGAGGGAATAGACGAGGTACACGAAAGGGGCGAACTACAGGAGATAGACGGAGTCGGCGAGTCGATAGCCGAGAAGGTCTCTGAGTATCTCGAAACCGGCGAACTCGGCTACTACGAGGATCTCAAGAGAGAGCTACCCGTCGACGTAGACGCAGTCACATCGGTCGAGGGAGTGGGTCCGAAGACCGCAAAGGATCTCTACATCGAACTCGGCGTGACCGACCTCGACGACCTCGAAGAAGCCGCGGAGTCGGATGAGATAGCCGGCTTAGAGGGATACGGCGAGAAGACACAGGAGAAGATACTCGAAGGCATAGGGTTAGCCAGAAAAAGTCAGGAGAGGATGCTCCTCGGCGAGGCTTTCCCGATCACACAGGACATACGTGAGACTGTCGAGGGGTTCGAGAGCATAGACACGGCGACCGTGGTCGGCTCTTTCAGGAGACGGCGTCCTACTGTTGGAGACGTCGATGTCCTCGGAACCTCCGAAGACCCCGACGAGGCGATGGAGTCTTTCTGTGATATGCGGGACGTAAATGAGGTACTCACGAAGGGGGAGACTAAGTCCTCGGTCATAGTCTCGGGAGGACTACGAGTGGATCTGCGTATAGTCGCAGAAGACGCTTACGGCTCCGCGCTCCAGTACTTCACGGGATCGAAGGATCACAACATAAGGGTCAGAAACATCGCTATCGAGAAGGACTGGAAGCTCAACGAGTACGGGCTGTTCGACGTTGAAGACGACTCTGAGCCCGAGGAGGGCGACAGGATAGCAGGAGAGACAGAGGAGGAGATCTACGAGGCTCTCGGACTCGACTACATACCCCCCGAACTCAGAGAGGACACCGGCGAGGTCGACGCGGCGCGTAACGGAGATCTACCTGACCTCGTCGAAGTCGACGACATAAGAGGCGACCTCCAGACCCACACAGAGTACTCCGACGGCTCTAACACGGTACGAGAGATGGCACAGAAAGCCGACAAGATAGGACACGACTACCTACTCGTGACAGACCACGGTCCTGCCCTTCGGGTCGCGGATGGACCGTCTTCGAAGGAGGAGTTCGAGGAACAGAGAGACGAGATTGAGGAGGTCAACGCCGACGACGAGATCGACGTCGAGGTTCTCTTCGGAGCCGAGGCTAACATAGTAGATGGCGGTCTCGACATCTCGGAGGAGACGTGTGAGATGTTTGACATCCTCGTCGCGGCGTTACATTCGAGACCCGATAGCCCGACCGAGAGGATCGTGTCGGCAGTCGAGGAGTACCCCGTCGACATACTCGCACATCCACTCAACAGAAAGATAAACGAACGTGAACCCCTCGACTTAGACCTCGACGCTGTCGTGGCTAAAGCCGCCGACGAGAACGTCGCACTCGAAATCAACTCACAGCCTGCGAGGCTCGACCTGCCGTGGAACCACGTCAAGGAGTACAGGGACGAGGTCAAGTACGTCGTCTCGACCGACGCACACTCGACCTCCGCGCTCGACTACATCCACTTGGGTGTCTCACAGGCACGGAGAGGATGGTGTGAGCCCGACGACGTCCTCAACACGAGGGACTTAGACGGACTCCTGTCTTACTTCGAGACCGATGACTGAGAAACCCGACACCGACGAGAACCCGTACGTTGAGAGCCCCGACCTCGGCTTCGATCCGGTCGATGACCTGACACGTGAGGAAGCGGAGAAACAGGCTCGTCTCCTGCGTGAGGCACTACGTTACCACGACTACCGTTACTACGTCGAGAACGATCCCGTCATCTCCGATAGGGCGTACGACGAGCTTTACGCGCGACTCGAAGATCTCGAGGACGAGTTCGGCTTAGCTACACAGAACTCGCCGACTCAGAGAGTCGGAGGCGAGCCAGTCGACGAGTTCGAGACGGTCGAACACGTCTCCGAGATGCTCAGCCTGTCCTCGTCGGAGAACGAGGAAGATGTGAGGGAGTTCGACGAGAGGGTAAGACGGGGGGTCGGCGACGTCGAGTACGACTGTGAGCCCAAGTTCGACGGTCTCTCTGTCGAGGTCGTATACGAGGATGCCGAGTACTCAAGGGCGGTCACACGTGGAGACGGTGTCGAGGGCGACGACATAACCCAGAACGTCAGAACTATACGTTCAGTCCCTCTCTCACTTCCCTCCAACGCTCCCAACTTTCTCTCAGTGAGAGGCGAGATATACATGCCGAAAGACGGCTTCCAGAGTCTCAACGAGGAGAGGATTCAGGAGGGGAAAGAGACCTTCGCTAACCCGAGAAACGCCGCCGCGGGAACCGTGAGACAGCTAGATCCGCGTGTCGTCGCCGACAGACCACTCGGTGTCTTCTTCTATGGAGTCCTCGACTCTTCCGACTCGTCTTTCGAGACACACGACGAGGCGATGGAGTTCCTGAGTCAACTCGGATTCGAGACTAGTCCCAACAGACGGATAGTCGACGACATAGACGGCTTCGTCGAGTACAGGGACGAGATTCTCGAAAGACGCGGTGACCTCAACTACGACGTAGACGGAGTCGTCGCGAAGGTCAACGACTACTCGAAGAGAGACGATCTCGGCGTTACTTCGAGCCATCCGAGATGGGCGTTCGCCTACAAGTTCCCCGCGAAGACGGGAGAGACAGCCGTCGAGAGGATAGTCGTACAGGTCGGCAGGACGGGCAAGCTCACCCCCGTTGCTCTCCTCGAACCCGTAGACGTCAAGGGCGTGACTATCAGCCGTGCGACCCTCCACAACGAGTCACAGGCTCGCCAACTCGGCGTCTCAGAGGGTGCTAAGGTACGTATCGAGAGAGCGGGTGACGTAATCCCCGAGGTCGTCGAGGTAACACACGAAGGCGAAGGAGTCTTCGAGATGCCCGAAGAATGCCCCGTCTGTGGAAGCGACGTCGTGCGTGAGGGCGAGTACCACTACTGTACGGGAGGAGTCTCGTGCCCCGCCCAGCTTAGACGTGGTCTCGAACATTTCGCGTCGAAGGACGCGATGGATATAGAAGGTCTCGGCGAGAAGATCGCTTCAGTTCTCGTCGACGAGGGACTCGTCGAGGAGGTCTCCGACATCTACCGTCTCGAAAAGCACGACCTCGTCAGTCTGGAGGGCTTCGGCGAGAAGTCAGCTGAGAAGCTACTGAATCAGATAGAGGAGACCAAAAACACCGACCTGGCGAGTCTCCTCACCGGGCTCGGCATAAGACACGTCGGCTCCGAGACAGCACGCCGTCTCGCCGACGAGATGAACCTCGAAGAGATCAGAGATGCTTCTGTAGACGATCTGAGACGTGTCGACGGCATCGGCGACGAGACAGCAGAGAGCATACATTCGTTCTTCGACGGAAGAGGCGGCGACTTAGTCGACGAACTCCTCGACGCAGGCGTAGAGCCCGAGAGACGTGAGACGAGCGACGAGCTAGAGGGTCTCAAGATAGTCTTCACGGGGAGTCTCGACTCCTACACGCGTGACGAGGCTACGGATCTCGTCGAGTCACACGGCGGCGACGTGACCTCTTCGGTGAGCGGAGAGACAGACTACCTCGTCGTCGGAGAGAACCCGGGAGAGACGAAGACTCAGGCTGCCGACGAACACGGCGTCGAGACAGTCGACGAGGACGAGTTCGAGGAGAGGCTTCTTCGCAGAATTGAACAAGCCTCATAGTCCCGAGACACATCTCTAACGTATGGCTACCCCTGAAGGTCACGACCGTGATCACGACCACGACCACGACCACGACCAGGACGACTCCGAGACCCAGAACACCTCGATACGAGGCTCTGACGAGAGAATAGCCGTCGCGCTCGACTTCGACTCCGTCCTCAAGAGCTTCGAGAGACCGCGTGAGGCTTTCGAGTCGATAAACACGTGGGCGAAGTACGTCGGCGTGATAGGAACGAGCCCACAACACGTCATAAACGGCTACTGTACCAAAAACAGGATAGACCCCGACTTCTTCCCCGCGCCCGACGACGGCAAGCTCGGCGCACTCGAACGCGCTATGGAGAGCGAGATGTACGACGCCGAGAGATACGTCTTCGTCGGAGCTTCGAGGAGGGACGAGGTCGTAGCCGAGAAGGCGGGATGGGAGTACGTCGACGTAGACGAAGCCGCCGAAGACGCCGGATGGAAGATGATCCGCTGAGACGCGCCCGACAGTATAAGTCCCCGGAGACTGATATCCGTATGGATGACGTTATTACCTCCATCTATCTCGTCACCTGTCACCTGTAACCGTATCCGCGGTCTCTCAGGCGGGTCTCGTCTTCTACGTAGTTGTCTTCGTCTTGAGTCTCTCGGTTCTCATCAAGAGTTCCGACGTATTCAACTCGACGGCTGTACTCGGAGTCCCCAGTCTTCTCGGAGAGATAGTAGTCCCCGGTACTCTCCGTAGCTTCGGGGTTCCGTCTATGGTTCTCGCGACCCTCCTCTACTTCTTCACCACACAGAACAGAAACATAAACAGATGGGAGGGTGCCACTCTCCTACTTCTCTATGTCGTCTTCCTCGGAAACATACTTGGTCTTCTGTGACTGTGACTGTGACCGTGACCCAAAGTACGTTGTACCCCGCGTGTCTCTTATCTATGATGTCAGCCGTCGAATGGATAACCGGAGCCGCGGCTCTCGTCGTCTACCTCGTCCTACCCGGCTTAGTCGCGGGAGTCCTCTGGTCTCCGTTTCTGGTCTCCGACCGAGTGCGTTCTCTCTTCGACAGTTCTCCCGTCTCCTCCTACGTCGCCTACCCCGTCTTCTGTGTCGTGGCTTCTCTTCCTTACTTACTCGGACTCGGTGCTGTCTTCGTTCTCGACCCGACGGGCACAGCGACGTACTCGAACGCGATAATCAGCCTCTCGGTCGTCGTGACCTTACTCTATGCTGTCGGCTTTCCGTCTGTGGCACTACTCGTTCTCCCACGTTTAGGCTACGACTACGACTACGACCGGCTGGACGACCGACGTGTCACGACGTGGCTCCTCCTCGGCGCGGGCGGTCTCTGGTACGGCACCGTGATGAGCCTCCCGCTCTTCTTAGTCGCAGTCGTACTCGCCCTCCCGGGTGGCTACTGATCCACACCGTTAACGACTTGTCTCGCCACCCCGACTTACGGCTATGAGCCTCCGCAAAGTCGTCTCGGCTCCCTTCAGTATGAGGGACACCGACACTGTGTCACACGTCGAGTTCGTCTTCTCGCTCTCACGTGACAAGGACTGGTACAGTCCCGACGGTGCAGAGGAGATACTCGAAGCCGCCGCCGAGAGAGACCTCGTAACTGTTGACGACGAGGACGAGGTAGAAGCCGAGTTCGACTACTCCAAGGTCGACCTCACCGATTTCTCGCCGCCTGACGCCGAAAGACTCGTCCGAAGTCCCGAAGTATTCGACGTCGTTCTCGACAGAGTCGTAGCCGAGGGATTCGACAAACGTGAGACCGTCGCCGAGATAAACACGTCGAAACGCCGACTCGGGGCGGTCAACATACACGCAGCCGCGCTCTATGTTGCCGAGACAAAAGGCGTCGACGTAGACGACCTAATAGACGATGCCCTTGGCGACCTCGTCCCGTCGTAAACCGCGAAAGAAACAAGACGCCTGAATACGAAGGTGGTTCCTATGGCATCTGACAGCCATTCCGACGGCGGTGACCGAGACGGAGATGAGACGACTATCGAGGATCTCATCGAGACGGTCGAGGATCTCGAAAGACAGGGACGTGAGCTACCTGACATGGAAGACCTCTACTCCCAGGTCTCCGAGTCACTCGCCAAGTTCGGTGAGACCTCCCCCGACGAGATGGCGGCTTTCGG
Encoded proteins:
- a CDS encoding MFS transporter, giving the protein MTEYRQGIRENSWQFALQLLTVFAVGLTIGSERNVVPIIGRDILSVESFLVIGSFVVSFGFVKAILNLYGGKWAEEYGRKPILIAGWIVALPIPIIIILAPNWWWITVGNVLLGINQGLSWSMSVNAKIDLAGSERRGLAVGLDEALGYGGVAVGSWITGVIASRYSLRPEPFYFLLGVIVVGLVIAVLFVEETLPYAESEAADSDDEGSDLPFIEILKRATYGDATLFAASQAGSVEKFVDALVWIAYPLYLTSEGLNPAQVGVVVGVYGGVWGVLQIYTGKLADDIGRKPPVVSGMFVAGAGVLLTILVSGYYEWTAAAGVTGVGMALLYPNLITVVSDDAHPSWRATGLGVYRMWRDAGYGFGAILIGVAVDVFSIDAAFYLVAVSMFVSGGITLIWMRETHPDM
- the polX gene encoding DNA polymerase/3'-5' exonuclease PolX, producing the protein MRNKEVADLLYEIADLLEMKEVEWKPRAYRRAARNIESLSEGIDEVHERGELQEIDGVGESIAEKVSEYLETGELGYYEDLKRELPVDVDAVTSVEGVGPKTAKDLYIELGVTDLDDLEEAAESDEIAGLEGYGEKTQEKILEGIGLARKSQERMLLGEAFPITQDIRETVEGFESIDTATVVGSFRRRRPTVGDVDVLGTSEDPDEAMESFCDMRDVNEVLTKGETKSSVIVSGGLRVDLRIVAEDAYGSALQYFTGSKDHNIRVRNIAIEKDWKLNEYGLFDVEDDSEPEEGDRIAGETEEEIYEALGLDYIPPELREDTGEVDAARNGDLPDLVEVDDIRGDLQTHTEYSDGSNTVREMAQKADKIGHDYLLVTDHGPALRVADGPSSKEEFEEQRDEIEEVNADDEIDVEVLFGAEANIVDGGLDISEETCEMFDILVAALHSRPDSPTERIVSAVEEYPVDILAHPLNRKINEREPLDLDLDAVVAKAADENVALEINSQPARLDLPWNHVKEYRDEVKYVVSTDAHSTSALDYIHLGVSQARRGWCEPDDVLNTRDLDGLLSYFETDD
- a CDS encoding helix-turn-helix domain-containing protein; this translates as MPIYEASFKLRHDCPYRELSEQYPDLTVREWHLDDCQALEVTSPTSSESASSDDVVDEVGSMGEILHTSESDDGSGIRVVARSCSCPLEDSVIQELEDHSCLYMPPTVYRQGWEHYTVTAFDEGDVESLLRDLDEDREIEVISKTSLRERRMPYTTVTAETLVDDITPRQLEALRIALDNGYYDEPRNSSVADLSERTDVARSTYEEHLRKAENTLISNAGEILRVVSEVDSSSETCLRKAESSHRH
- a CDS encoding DUF2240 family protein — encoded protein: MSLRKVVSAPFSMRDTDTVSHVEFVFSLSRDKDWYSPDGAEEILEAAAERDLVTVDDEDEVEAEFDYSKVDLTDFSPPDAERLVRSPEVFDVVLDRVVAEGFDKRETVAEINTSKRRLGAVNIHAAALYVAETKGVDVDDLIDDALGDLVPS
- the ligA gene encoding NAD-dependent DNA ligase LigA, giving the protein MTEKPDTDENPYVESPDLGFDPVDDLTREEAEKQARLLREALRYHDYRYYVENDPVISDRAYDELYARLEDLEDEFGLATQNSPTQRVGGEPVDEFETVEHVSEMLSLSSSENEEDVREFDERVRRGVGDVEYDCEPKFDGLSVEVVYEDAEYSRAVTRGDGVEGDDITQNVRTIRSVPLSLPSNAPNFLSVRGEIYMPKDGFQSLNEERIQEGKETFANPRNAAAGTVRQLDPRVVADRPLGVFFYGVLDSSDSSFETHDEAMEFLSQLGFETSPNRRIVDDIDGFVEYRDEILERRGDLNYDVDGVVAKVNDYSKRDDLGVTSSHPRWAFAYKFPAKTGETAVERIVVQVGRTGKLTPVALLEPVDVKGVTISRATLHNESQARQLGVSEGAKVRIERAGDVIPEVVEVTHEGEGVFEMPEECPVCGSDVVREGEYHYCTGGVSCPAQLRRGLEHFASKDAMDIEGLGEKIASVLVDEGLVEEVSDIYRLEKHDLVSLEGFGEKSAEKLLNQIEETKNTDLASLLTGLGIRHVGSETARRLADEMNLEEIRDASVDDLRRVDGIGDETAESIHSFFDGRGGDLVDELLDAGVEPERRETSDELEGLKIVFTGSLDSYTRDEATDLVESHGGDVTSSVSGETDYLVVGENPGETKTQAADEHGVETVDEDEFEERLLRRIEQAS